A genome region from Streptomyces pratensis includes the following:
- a CDS encoding MarR family winged helix-turn-helix transcriptional regulator, producing MASSHTDPLTLDVIQLIGGVVARYHEEYDRAAATHALTGAQARVLGLLSLEPMPMRKVARKLKCEPSNITGIVDRLELRGLVERRPDPADRRVKLAAPTEEGIRTARQLRDALDFAREPLAELSESERTVLRDLLRRMLGEDDV from the coding sequence ATGGCCTCCTCGCACACCGATCCGCTCACCCTCGACGTCATCCAGCTCATCGGCGGGGTCGTGGCGCGCTACCACGAGGAGTACGACCGGGCAGCGGCCACACACGCGCTGACCGGCGCGCAGGCCAGGGTGCTCGGGCTGCTCTCGCTGGAGCCGATGCCCATGCGCAAGGTCGCCCGGAAACTGAAGTGCGAACCGTCGAACATCACGGGCATAGTCGACCGGCTGGAGCTCCGTGGCCTGGTGGAACGCCGCCCGGACCCGGCCGACCGGAGGGTGAAGCTCGCCGCACCGACCGAGGAGGGCATCCGGACCGCACGGCAGCTGCGGGACGCCCTCGACTTCGCCCGGGAGCCCCTGGCCGAGCTGTCGGAGTCGGAGCGGACGGTGCTGCGCGACCTGCTGCGGCGGATGCTCGGCGAGGACGACGTCTAG
- a CDS encoding MFS transporter codes for MHTTAEKPPAPDRKQSAAAYRNLIMATIGFTLTFWAWNLISPLSGDFKDRLGLSSFQQSLLVAVPVLVGSLGRIPAGALTDKYGAKLMFPVVSALTIVPVLLLIPAKDSYGAMLAVGFLLGLGGTTFAIGIPLVNSWFRPAERGLALGVFGMGMGGVALSGYFTPRIAKHDVNLPFWIVAGALLIYSLLAVVLITDHPDRKVPTDSLAHRLGEAGRLRVTWELSALYAIGFGGIVAFGVYLPTYLKTWYEMSPTEAGTKAAGFALVTVIFRPIGGWLSDRVHPALVTAGALLLAALMAIVQAFDPPLDPLGTIALLCMAAGLGTASGSVFALVSQVTPQAKVGSVTGIVGAMGGLGGFVPPLVMGAIYSAKDSYSIGFMLLSDLALAGAVYAYGRMRAVRRDG; via the coding sequence GTGCACACAACCGCCGAGAAGCCCCCCGCCCCGGACCGGAAACAATCCGCCGCCGCCTACCGGAACCTGATCATGGCCACGATCGGGTTCACCCTCACCTTCTGGGCATGGAACCTGATCTCTCCGCTGTCGGGCGACTTCAAGGACCGGCTGGGTCTGAGCTCCTTCCAGCAGTCGCTGCTGGTGGCGGTGCCCGTGCTCGTCGGATCACTCGGCCGCATCCCGGCGGGCGCCCTGACCGACAAGTACGGCGCCAAGCTGATGTTCCCCGTCGTCTCGGCCCTGACGATCGTCCCGGTGCTGCTGCTCATCCCGGCGAAGGACTCCTACGGGGCGATGCTGGCCGTCGGCTTCCTGCTCGGGCTCGGCGGCACGACCTTCGCGATCGGCATCCCCTTGGTCAACTCCTGGTTCCGGCCCGCCGAACGGGGTCTCGCGCTCGGGGTGTTCGGGATGGGCATGGGCGGTGTCGCGCTGTCCGGCTACTTCACGCCGCGGATCGCGAAGCACGACGTGAACCTGCCGTTCTGGATCGTCGCCGGTGCCCTCCTGATCTACTCGCTGCTCGCGGTGGTCCTCATCACCGACCACCCGGATCGCAAGGTCCCGACGGACTCGCTGGCCCACCGGCTGGGCGAGGCCGGCCGGCTGCGGGTCACATGGGAACTGTCCGCGCTGTACGCGATCGGCTTCGGCGGCATCGTCGCGTTCGGGGTGTACCTGCCGACGTATCTGAAGACCTGGTACGAGATGTCGCCGACCGAGGCGGGCACCAAGGCGGCGGGGTTCGCGCTGGTCACGGTCATCTTCCGGCCCATCGGCGGCTGGCTGTCCGACCGGGTCCACCCCGCCCTGGTCACCGCCGGGGCCCTGCTCCTGGCCGCGCTGATGGCCATCGTCCAGGCCTTCGACCCGCCGCTGGATCCGCTCGGCACGATCGCGCTGCTGTGCATGGCGGCCGGGCTCGGCACGGCGAGCGGCAGCGTCTTCGCGCTGGTGTCGCAGGTGACGCCGCAGGCCAAGGTCGGCAGCGTGACCGGCATCGTCGGCGCGATGGGCGGGCTCGGCGGATTCGTGCCGCCGCTGGTCATGGGCGCGATCTACAGCGCGAAGGACTCGTACTCGATCGGCTTCATGCTGCTCTCCGACCTGGCGCTGGCGGGAGCCGTGTACGCCTACGGCCGGATGCGGGCGGTCCGGCGCGACGGCTGA
- a CDS encoding rod shape-determining protein, which translates to MTVSLELLRRCHVAVDLGAARTRVYVKGVGLVVDEASVVAVNTRTGSLIAVGALAEQMTGRTPAYIRVARPVSGGTVVDIDMAQRMLRHLLGEKLRRQLRRKPRLRAAACVPHDADPLAQRAAVETLVGLGARRVELVDTLIAAAIGCGLPVEQPTATMIMVCGAATTQIAVLSLGSIVTAVRIPIGGEAIDNAVIQHLRQHHQLMLPSQSVRPLQLALRGNGLTLNGPAVTEIHGRDVVTGLARSVQVDTAAVRQAIHSPLTAVLDGLGKVLRDCPPDLVADIAESGIMMVGGSALLPGLDQMLRDATGVPVNIAERPDVCSVLGLGAMLDGTVQPLVLAPLAR; encoded by the coding sequence GTGACCGTCAGTCTCGAACTGTTGCGCCGTTGCCATGTCGCCGTCGATCTCGGGGCCGCGAGGACCCGGGTGTACGTCAAGGGCGTGGGCCTCGTCGTCGACGAGGCCAGTGTCGTCGCCGTGAACACGCGTACCGGCTCGCTCATCGCCGTCGGGGCGCTCGCCGAACAGATGACCGGCCGTACACCGGCGTACATCCGGGTGGCCCGCCCGGTCTCAGGCGGAACCGTCGTCGACATCGACATGGCGCAGCGCATGCTGCGCCATCTGCTCGGTGAGAAGCTGCGCCGCCAGCTGCGCCGCAAGCCCCGGCTGCGGGCCGCCGCCTGCGTCCCGCACGACGCCGATCCGCTGGCCCAGCGGGCGGCCGTGGAGACCCTGGTGGGACTCGGCGCGCGGCGGGTGGAGCTGGTCGACACCCTGATCGCCGCGGCCATCGGCTGCGGGCTGCCGGTCGAGCAGCCGACCGCCACCATGATCATGGTCTGCGGGGCGGCCACCACCCAGATCGCCGTGCTCTCGCTCGGCTCGATCGTGACGGCCGTGCGCATCCCGATCGGCGGCGAGGCCATCGACAACGCGGTCATCCAGCACCTGCGCCAGCACCACCAGCTGATGCTGCCCAGTCAGTCGGTGCGCCCCCTGCAACTGGCGCTCCGGGGCAACGGCCTCACACTCAACGGCCCGGCGGTGACGGAGATCCACGGCCGTGACGTGGTCACCGGCCTGGCCCGTTCGGTGCAGGTCGACACCGCCGCCGTACGCCAGGCGATCCACTCCCCGCTGACCGCAGTGCTAGACGGACTGGGCAAGGTGCTGCGGGACTGCCCGCCCGACCTGGTGGCCGACATCGCGGAGTCCGGGATCATGATGGTCGGCGGCAGCGCCCTGCTGCCGGGACTCGACCAGATGCTGCGCGACGCGACGGGCGTCCCGGTGAACATCGCCGAGCGGCCCGACGTGTGCTCCGTGCTGGGGCTCGGCGCGATGCTGGACGGCACGGTCCAGCCGCTGGTCCTAGCCCCGCTCGCACGCTGA
- a CDS encoding Lrp/AsnC family transcriptional regulator, giving the protein MDRLDREILGILQEDARISYRDLGVRVGLSANAAGDRVRRMRRDGVIRGFTVIVDPAADTRSGLVVFIDVSLRLDTTNEEFERSVLTLPGITEVVHVTGGHDYLVRATAADPGSLDTLLRRLKKDAGVAHSNTRIALRAAPAR; this is encoded by the coding sequence ATGGACCGGCTGGACAGAGAGATCCTCGGGATTCTCCAGGAGGACGCCCGGATCTCGTACCGCGATCTGGGTGTGCGCGTGGGGCTCAGTGCCAACGCGGCGGGCGACCGTGTACGCCGCATGCGCCGTGACGGGGTGATCCGCGGCTTCACCGTCATCGTCGACCCGGCCGCCGACACCCGTTCGGGGCTCGTCGTCTTCATCGACGTGTCGCTGCGCCTCGACACGACGAACGAGGAGTTCGAACGCTCGGTGCTCACCCTGCCCGGCATCACCGAGGTGGTGCACGTGACGGGCGGTCACGACTACCTCGTACGCGCCACGGCAGCCGATCCCGGCTCGCTGGACACGCTGCTGCGCCGGCTGAAGAAGGACGCGGGCGTCGCCCACTCCAACACCCGGATCGCGCTCAGAGCGGCGCCTGCCAGATGA
- a CDS encoding GAF domain-containing protein yields the protein MAGTGLDLRTTLQHIVDTATALAGARYGALALLDGEDRRVTDLFTTGMSEDERRTAGPLLDGRTGALGSLVGDAQAVRVDDLTAGPHPWGGTPPPRLAVRSFLGAPVLVHTEVLGSLCLADEEPGHFTDTELALLRLLASQAAAAIGGAHLHEAARQREHWIEGAAAVTRALLTGAGTTDALTTVAERARVLAGAAAGVILQPTPGGGMEIVAASTLDDPAGLVGTAIEPGSPVLVQLLSGEEVFIEDSATDERMTTPVRSRFGPSMMLPLQSGGRLIGTLALPRRRGGAPYTSTDRLLASQFASQAALALVMADAQHYREQLAVYEDRDRIARDLHDLVVQRLFATEMMLESTRRKDLAGDTETAELLGHAVDELDSTIQEVRTAIFALQQPPADAPTTFRGRVLRETGGAAAVLGFQPSVQFSGAVDALVTEPVDGELLDVLRGALAAAHRRAGVSAVEVEVDAGARLADGRAAVRLVVADDGRTEDGDRSPTVIWQAPL from the coding sequence GTGGCCGGTACGGGACTCGACCTGCGGACCACCCTCCAGCACATCGTGGACACCGCCACGGCGCTGGCCGGGGCGCGCTACGGCGCCCTGGCACTCCTCGACGGGGAGGACCGCCGTGTCACCGATCTGTTCACCACCGGCATGTCCGAGGACGAACGCCGCACGGCGGGCCCTCTCCTGGACGGGCGGACGGGTGCCCTCGGGTCCCTGGTGGGCGACGCGCAGGCCGTGCGCGTCGACGATCTGACGGCGGGTCCGCACCCCTGGGGCGGCACGCCGCCCCCGCGGCTCGCCGTGCGCTCCTTCCTCGGGGCGCCCGTCCTGGTGCACACCGAGGTGCTCGGCAGCCTCTGTCTCGCCGATGAGGAGCCGGGGCACTTCACGGACACCGAGCTGGCGCTGCTGCGGCTGCTCGCCTCCCAGGCGGCCGCGGCGATCGGAGGCGCTCACCTGCACGAGGCGGCGCGGCAGCGGGAGCACTGGATCGAGGGCGCGGCCGCCGTCACCCGGGCGCTGCTGACCGGAGCGGGCACGACGGACGCCCTGACGACCGTCGCCGAGCGGGCCAGGGTGCTGGCGGGCGCGGCGGCCGGGGTGATCCTCCAGCCGACGCCGGGCGGCGGGATGGAGATCGTCGCCGCGTCGACCCTCGACGATCCGGCCGGCCTCGTCGGTACGGCCATCGAGCCGGGCTCCCCCGTCCTCGTCCAGCTGCTGAGCGGCGAAGAGGTCTTCATCGAGGACTCCGCGACGGACGAACGGATGACGACCCCGGTCCGGTCCCGCTTCGGCCCCAGCATGATGCTGCCCCTGCAGAGCGGGGGGAGGCTCATCGGCACCCTCGCCCTCCCCCGGCGGCGCGGCGGGGCCCCTTACACGTCGACGGACCGGCTGCTCGCCTCCCAGTTCGCCTCCCAGGCCGCGCTGGCCCTGGTGATGGCCGACGCGCAGCACTACCGGGAACAGCTGGCGGTCTACGAGGACCGCGACCGCATCGCCCGCGATCTGCACGACCTCGTCGTACAGCGGCTGTTCGCGACGGAGATGATGCTGGAGTCGACCCGCCGCAAGGACCTGGCGGGTGACACGGAGACCGCCGAGCTGCTCGGACACGCGGTCGACGAACTGGACTCCACCATCCAGGAGGTCAGGACCGCGATCTTCGCGCTCCAGCAGCCGCCCGCCGACGCCCCCACGACCTTCCGCGGCCGGGTCCTGCGCGAGACGGGCGGGGCGGCGGCGGTGCTCGGCTTCCAGCCGTCGGTGCAGTTCTCCGGTGCGGTGGACGCCCTGGTGACGGAGCCGGTCGACGGTGAACTGCTCGACGTGCTGCGCGGGGCCCTGGCCGCCGCGCACCGACGTGCGGGGGTGTCGGCCGTCGAGGTGGAGGTGGACGCGGGTGCGCGGCTGGCCGACGGGCGGGCGGCGGTACGGCTCGTGGTCGCGGACGACGGGCGCACCGAGGACGGCGACCGGTCGCCGACGGTCATCTGGCAGGCGCCGCTCTGA
- a CDS encoding NADP-dependent oxidoreductase, with protein MSALPTSSREWHLVARPHGWPEASDFALRETPVTAPGEGRVLVRNLHFSVDPYMRGRMNDVKSYTPPFKLDHPMDGGAVGEVVASNAEGFAVGDHVLHGLGWREYADVPAKHAVKVDGSVAPLSAYLGVLGMPGLTAYAGLFEVASFKEGDAVFVSGAAGAVGSQVGQMAKIKGASRVIGSAGSDEKVKLLVEEYGFDAAFNYKNGPVRDQLAEAAPDGIDVYFDNVGGEHLEAAISSLNVHGRATICGMIAQYNATEPTPGPRNLALVIGKRLRLQGILVGDHADLQPQFVQDVAGWIASGELKYRETKIEGIENGYDAFVGLLRGENTGKMIVSLDA; from the coding sequence ATGTCTGCACTTCCCACGTCCAGCCGCGAATGGCACCTCGTCGCCCGTCCGCACGGCTGGCCCGAGGCCTCGGACTTCGCGCTGCGCGAGACGCCGGTGACCGCTCCCGGTGAGGGCCGCGTCCTCGTCCGCAACCTCCACTTCTCGGTCGACCCCTACATGCGCGGCCGGATGAACGACGTGAAGTCGTACACCCCGCCCTTCAAGCTCGACCACCCCATGGACGGCGGCGCGGTCGGCGAGGTCGTCGCGTCGAACGCCGAGGGCTTCGCCGTGGGCGACCACGTCCTGCACGGTCTCGGCTGGCGTGAGTACGCCGACGTGCCCGCCAAGCACGCGGTCAAGGTCGACGGCTCCGTCGCCCCGCTCTCCGCCTACCTCGGCGTGCTCGGCATGCCCGGGCTCACGGCCTACGCCGGCCTCTTCGAGGTCGCCTCCTTCAAGGAGGGGGACGCCGTCTTCGTCTCCGGTGCCGCCGGTGCGGTCGGCAGCCAGGTCGGCCAGATGGCGAAGATCAAGGGCGCCTCCCGCGTCATCGGATCGGCCGGTTCCGACGAGAAGGTCAAGCTCCTCGTCGAGGAGTACGGCTTCGACGCCGCCTTCAACTACAAGAACGGCCCCGTCAGGGACCAGCTCGCCGAGGCCGCCCCCGACGGCATCGACGTCTACTTCGACAACGTGGGCGGTGAACACCTGGAGGCCGCGATCTCCTCGTTGAACGTGCACGGCCGTGCCACGATCTGCGGGATGATCGCCCAGTACAACGCCACGGAGCCCACGCCGGGCCCGCGCAACCTGGCGCTCGTCATCGGCAAGCGGCTTCGCCTGCAGGGCATCCTGGTCGGCGACCACGCCGATCTCCAGCCGCAGTTCGTCCAGGACGTGGCCGGCTGGATCGCCTCCGGTGAGCTCAAGTACCGCGAGACGAAGATCGAGGGCATCGAGAACGGCTACGACGCCTTCGTCGGCCTGCTGCGCGGCGAGAACACCGGCAAGATGATCGTCTCGCTGGACGCCTGA
- a CDS encoding alpha-N-arabinofuranosidase yields MTRTARFTLDPAFTVGDVDPRLFGSFVEHLGRCVYDGIFEPGHPSADEAGLRTDVLDLVRELGVTAVRYPGGNFVSGYRWEDSVGPADERPRRLDLAWRSTETNRFGLSEYIDFLRKVGPQAEPMLAVNLGTRGVQEAIQLQEYANHPSGTELSDRRVGHGDKDPFGIKLWCLGNEMDGPWQTGHKTAEEYGRLAAETARAMRQIDPSVQLVACGSSSRAMPTFAEWEATVLAETYDLVDYVSLHAYYEETDGDRDSFLASAVDMESFIESVVATCDHVGARLKSSKKINLSFDEWNVWYMSRYQKEAEENPLDWPEAPRLLEDNYSVTDAVVFGSLLIALLRHADRVTVACLAQLVNVIAPIMTEPGGPAWRQTTFFPFAQAARYGQGQVLDVRVDSPTYGTARYGETDLLHATAVRDPETGAVTVFAVNRSQDAVLPLEVALAGLDLERVAEHQVVADADPEARNTLAEPERVAPHAAEGTVLADGTLKAVLEPLSWNMIRLV; encoded by the coding sequence ATGACCCGCACCGCGCGCTTCACCCTCGACCCGGCCTTCACCGTCGGCGACGTCGACCCCAGGCTCTTCGGCTCCTTCGTCGAGCACCTCGGCCGCTGTGTCTACGACGGCATCTTCGAGCCCGGCCACCCGTCGGCGGACGAGGCCGGACTGCGCACCGACGTCCTGGATCTCGTCCGTGAACTCGGTGTCACCGCCGTCCGCTACCCCGGCGGCAACTTCGTCTCCGGCTACCGGTGGGAGGACAGCGTCGGCCCCGCCGACGAGCGCCCCCGCCGCCTCGACCTGGCATGGCGCTCCACCGAGACGAATCGTTTCGGCCTCTCCGAGTACATCGACTTCCTCAGGAAGGTCGGGCCGCAGGCCGAACCGATGCTCGCGGTCAACCTCGGCACGCGCGGCGTCCAGGAGGCCATCCAGCTCCAGGAGTACGCCAACCACCCGTCCGGGACCGAACTCTCCGACCGCCGGGTCGGCCACGGCGACAAGGACCCCTTCGGGATCAAGCTGTGGTGTCTGGGCAACGAGATGGACGGCCCGTGGCAGACCGGCCACAAGACCGCCGAGGAGTACGGGCGGCTCGCGGCCGAGACGGCGCGCGCGATGCGGCAGATCGACCCGTCGGTCCAGCTCGTCGCCTGCGGGTCCTCCAGCCGCGCCATGCCGACCTTCGCCGAGTGGGAGGCGACCGTCCTCGCCGAGACCTATGACCTCGTCGACTACGTCTCGCTGCACGCCTACTACGAGGAGACCGACGGCGACCGCGACTCCTTCCTCGCCTCGGCCGTGGACATGGAGTCCTTCATCGAGAGCGTGGTGGCGACCTGCGACCACGTGGGGGCACGCCTCAAGTCGTCGAAGAAGATCAACCTCTCCTTCGACGAGTGGAACGTCTGGTACATGAGCCGCTACCAGAAGGAGGCGGAGGAGAACCCCCTCGACTGGCCCGAGGCGCCACGGCTGCTGGAGGACAACTACAGCGTCACCGACGCCGTCGTCTTCGGCAGCCTCCTCATCGCGCTGCTGCGCCACGCGGACCGGGTGACCGTCGCCTGTCTCGCCCAGCTGGTCAACGTGATCGCGCCGATCATGACCGAGCCCGGCGGACCCGCCTGGCGGCAGACCACCTTCTTCCCCTTCGCGCAGGCCGCGCGGTACGGGCAGGGCCAGGTCCTGGACGTAAGGGTGGACTCGCCGACCTACGGGACCGCGAGGTACGGCGAGACGGACCTGCTGCACGCCACCGCCGTACGGGACCCGGAGACGGGCGCCGTCACGGTGTTCGCCGTCAACCGCAGCCAGGACGCCGTGCTGCCGCTCGAAGTCGCCCTGGCGGGGCTGGACCTGGAGCGGGTCGCCGAGCACCAGGTCGTCGCGGACGCCGATCCGGAGGCCCGCAACACCCTCGCCGAGCCCGAGCGGGTCGCCCCGCACGCCGCCGAGGGCACCGTGCTCGCCGACGGCACGCTGAAGGCCGTGCTGGAGCCGCTGTCCTGGAACATGATCCGCCTGGTCTGA
- a CDS encoding MSMEG_6728 family protein, with protein sequence MQTFLPYADFRRSALTLDPRRLGKQRVEAIQVLRGLTVPGYGWRHHPAVRMWAGYEEALVRYGLDVCAVWTAGGRADTCAATLREDLAASLRHTEVRSDAELAAAGELPPWLGEEALHRSHRSALVRKDPAHYRPLFPGVPDDLPYVWPASDRGGRRAPKPGRP encoded by the coding sequence ATGCAGACATTCCTGCCCTACGCCGATTTCCGCCGGAGTGCCCTCACGCTGGACCCACGGCGGCTGGGGAAACAGCGGGTCGAGGCGATCCAGGTCCTGCGAGGACTCACCGTCCCCGGCTACGGCTGGCGGCACCACCCCGCCGTCCGCATGTGGGCCGGCTACGAGGAAGCGCTCGTACGCTACGGCCTGGACGTGTGCGCCGTGTGGACCGCCGGGGGCCGGGCGGACACCTGCGCGGCGACCCTGCGCGAGGACCTCGCCGCGTCGCTCCGGCACACCGAGGTCCGGTCGGACGCGGAGCTCGCGGCGGCGGGAGAACTGCCCCCGTGGCTGGGCGAGGAGGCGCTGCACCGGAGCCATCGCTCCGCACTCGTGCGCAAGGACCCCGCGCACTACCGCCCGCTGTTCCCCGGCGTACCGGACGACCTGCCGTACGTGTGGCCCGCCTCCGACCGCGGAGGACGTCGAGCTCCGAAGCCGGGCCGCCCGTGA
- a CDS encoding organic hydroperoxide resistance protein: MTIQSIDVAYTAVATAENGRDGRVSTDDGKLDVVVNPPKEMGGSGAGTNPEQLFAAGYSACFQGALGVVARQEKADISGSTVTASVSIGKTEAGGFGLEVAISASIPNVDTATAQALVEKAHQVCPYSNATRGNIKVELSVA; this comes from the coding sequence ATGACCATCCAGAGCATCGACGTCGCCTACACCGCCGTCGCCACCGCGGAAAACGGCCGTGACGGCCGCGTCTCCACCGATGACGGCAAGCTCGACGTCGTCGTCAACCCGCCGAAGGAGATGGGCGGCAGCGGCGCGGGGACCAATCCCGAGCAGCTCTTCGCAGCCGGTTACAGCGCCTGCTTCCAGGGTGCGCTCGGTGTGGTCGCCCGCCAGGAGAAGGCCGACATCTCCGGTTCGACGGTGACCGCGTCGGTCTCCATCGGCAAGACCGAGGCGGGCGGCTTCGGCCTGGAGGTCGCGATAAGCGCCTCCATCCCGAACGTCGACACGGCCACCGCCCAGGCGCTCGTCGAGAAGGCGCACCAGGTGTGCCCGTACTCGAACGCGACCCGGGGCAACATCAAGGTCGAGCTGTCGGTCGCCTGA
- a CDS encoding aldose epimerase family protein, translating into MTGTSRRTVLAATAAAGLAVAAGAPAAHASATGRAPSKELFGTLADGTEVHRWTLANGGTRLKVLSWGGVVQSLEIPDRRGRTANVSLGFDNLPDYVAKSPYFGGLIGRYGNRIAEGRFTLDGVTHQLPVNDGPNSLHGGDQGFDKRVWDVKPFTGRGDVGLVLTRTSPDGEAGYPGALAVRVVYTLTSGGDWRIDYTATTDRATVLNLTSHAYFNLAGEGSGSVDGHLLELAAARYTPVGATLIPTGELAPVARTPFDFRRSRAIGDAVRTPHEQIGHGKGIDHNYVLDKGITARPEYALTVTDPGSGRVMKMYTTEPGMQVYTGNFLDGTLTGTSGRVYRQGDAFCLESQHFPDSPNQPSFPSTVLRPGDTYRSTTVHTFSAR; encoded by the coding sequence ATGACCGGAACCAGCAGACGCACCGTCCTGGCCGCCACGGCCGCCGCCGGGCTGGCCGTGGCCGCGGGAGCCCCGGCCGCGCACGCCTCGGCCACCGGACGTGCCCCGTCCAAGGAGCTCTTCGGCACGCTCGCCGACGGGACCGAGGTGCACCGCTGGACCCTCGCCAACGGCGGGACCCGGCTGAAGGTCCTCTCCTGGGGTGGTGTCGTCCAGTCCCTGGAGATCCCGGACCGCAGGGGCCGGACGGCGAACGTCTCGCTCGGCTTCGACAACCTGCCGGACTACGTGGCGAAGTCCCCGTACTTCGGCGGTCTGATAGGCCGGTACGGCAACCGCATCGCCGAGGGGCGCTTCACCCTCGACGGTGTCACGCACCAACTGCCCGTCAACGACGGCCCGAACAGCCTGCACGGCGGCGACCAGGGCTTCGACAAGCGGGTCTGGGACGTGAAGCCGTTCACCGGACGCGGCGACGTGGGGCTGGTCCTCACCCGGACCAGCCCGGACGGCGAGGCCGGCTACCCGGGCGCGCTCGCCGTCCGCGTCGTCTACACCCTCACCTCCGGGGGCGACTGGCGCATCGACTACACGGCGACCACGGACCGCGCCACCGTCCTCAACCTGACCAGCCACGCCTACTTCAACCTGGCGGGCGAGGGCAGCGGCAGCGTCGACGGGCACCTGCTGGAGCTTGCGGCGGCGCGCTACACACCGGTCGGGGCGACGCTCATCCCGACCGGCGAGCTCGCCCCTGTGGCGCGCACACCGTTCGACTTCCGGCGGTCCCGGGCCATCGGGGACGCCGTACGCACCCCGCACGAGCAGATCGGCCACGGGAAGGGGATCGACCACAACTACGTGCTGGACAAGGGGATCACGGCCCGCCCCGAGTACGCGCTGACCGTCACGGACCCCGGCTCGGGCCGGGTGATGAAGATGTACACGACGGAACCCGGCATGCAGGTCTACACGGGGAACTTCCTCGACGGCACGCTGACCGGCACCTCGGGACGGGTCTACCGCCAGGGTGACGCGTTCTGCCTGGAGTCCCAGCACTTCCCGGACTCCCCCAACCAGCCGTCGTTCCCGTCGACGGTGCTGCGGCCGGGTGACACCTACCGTTCGACGACGGTGCACACCTTCTCGGCACGCTGA
- a CDS encoding SCO2400 family protein, protein MDYCHPCRRHLNGALACAGCGTPADALVPYAVVGLSGRDAEPVGETLEPSAQAGHRRRARAAARGRGRRTHRRRGRALLLTAAGLVLALGALSLAELAMEPEGDDGAADYVSEATSYPTEPLPSASSSTGPEDPGPVDVPTAVPVTDSHSATATGAPSRSAEPEAPPAASAPAAPSPSASAPEEPEGTGAPAEPSGSGSPTADPTTPGPPDDPAPTPSPTETCIWWIFCP, encoded by the coding sequence ATGGATTACTGCCACCCGTGCCGACGGCACCTCAACGGGGCGTTGGCCTGCGCGGGTTGCGGGACCCCCGCCGACGCGCTGGTCCCCTATGCCGTCGTGGGCCTCTCCGGCCGTGACGCGGAGCCCGTCGGCGAGACCCTGGAGCCCTCCGCGCAGGCCGGTCACCGCCGTCGCGCCCGGGCCGCCGCCCGGGGGCGTGGCCGCCGTACCCACCGGCGGCGTGGCCGCGCGCTGCTGCTGACGGCGGCGGGCCTCGTGCTGGCACTGGGGGCACTGAGCCTGGCCGAGCTGGCCATGGAGCCCGAGGGTGACGACGGCGCCGCGGACTACGTGAGCGAGGCCACGTCCTACCCCACCGAGCCCCTCCCGTCCGCCTCGTCGAGCACGGGGCCCGAGGACCCCGGACCGGTGGACGTGCCCACCGCCGTACCGGTCACGGATTCGCACTCCGCGACGGCCACCGGCGCCCCCTCCCGCTCCGCGGAGCCTGAGGCGCCCCCGGCGGCCTCCGCCCCGGCTGCGCCCTCGCCGTCCGCCTCCGCGCCCGAGGAGCCGGAGGGAACCGGTGCGCCGGCCGAGCCCTCGGGATCAGGGTCGCCGACCGCGGACCCGACGACACCCGGGCCCCCGGACGACCCCGCCCCCACCCCGTCACCGACGGAGACGTGCATATGGTGGATCTTCTGCCCCTGA
- a CDS encoding RICIN domain-containing protein, protein MSSDPAPVVEAGTYRLRNVGSGLVLEVYGAAKGSGARVQQGKEDGTAAQQWQLAPVHEGAALYHLVNAHSGKRLDVANADTENGVRIQQWKANNFGAQEWLIEQHLEAPGTVTLVSFISGLVMEIADRSTEVGGAVQQWADTDSPFQWWQLEPVLS, encoded by the coding sequence ATGAGCAGCGATCCGGCGCCCGTCGTCGAGGCGGGCACGTACCGTCTGCGCAATGTCGGCAGCGGCCTGGTGCTGGAGGTGTACGGAGCGGCCAAGGGCAGCGGTGCCCGGGTGCAGCAGGGCAAGGAGGACGGGACGGCGGCCCAGCAGTGGCAGCTGGCTCCGGTGCACGAGGGCGCGGCCCTCTACCACCTGGTCAACGCGCACAGCGGGAAGCGGCTGGACGTCGCCAATGCCGACACGGAGAACGGTGTCCGCATCCAGCAGTGGAAGGCCAACAACTTCGGCGCCCAGGAGTGGCTCATCGAGCAGCACCTGGAGGCCCCGGGGACGGTGACGCTGGTCAGCTTCATCAGCGGGCTCGTCATGGAGATCGCCGACCGTTCGACCGAGGTGGGCGGGGCGGTCCAGCAGTGGGCGGACACCGACTCCCCCTTCCAGTGGTGGCAGTTGGAGCCGGTTCTCTCCTGA